The following DNA comes from Coleofasciculus sp. FACHB-1120.
TGTATCTGCGAGCCAGAATGCTATGACGACTGAAGTTGCCGTCGAAAAGAAAAAGTTAGAAAAACCGCCATTAGAAATTCACTATATGGGTGATCGCGTCCTGCGTCAGCCAGCTAAACGTATTGCCAAGGTAGACCAGGAAATCCGGCAGCTGATTCGGGAGATGCTGCAAACCATGTACAGCGCAGATGGCATCGGTTTGGCAGCCCCCCAAGTGGCAGTGCAAAAACAGCTGATTGTCATTGACACCGAACCGGATAACGCCGCTAATCAGCCTTTAGTGTTGATTAACCCGACTATCAAGAAATTCGGGCGCGACTTGTGTATGTTTCAAGAAGGCTGTCTTTCTATTCCTGGCGTTTATATCGACGTGAAGCGCCCGGAAATGGTGGAAGTGGCTTTTAAAGACGAACAGGGACGCCCCCGCACCATGAAGGCGACTGGGCTACTCTCCCGCGCCATTCAGCACGAGATGGATCACCTCAATGGGGTGCTGTTTGTGGATCGTGTGGAAAATGCGATCGCTTTGAATGAGGAGCTGAAAAAGCATGGCTTCTCGGCTCAAGCTGTTAAGCCAGTAGCTTAAGGATATCACCGCCCATGATGACCCCGAAAAGTGGTGTATTTTTGCTCGGTTCTTGCGTAGCAGCGATCGCTGCCGTTGGCTCCATTTTTGAACTCGCTTCTGGAAACCCCGACTTGGGCAACTTGCCTACAGGGATCATCCTGGCTGCCAGTATTCCTCTCGTAGGATTTCTGTTCTATGCCGCAGTTCGGGAAGCCAACTCTCACCAATAAATAGCATTGAATCAGGGTGATAGAAATCAACAAAAATCACCTACCAAAGCTTGAGACCCGATTTCTTGAAGAAATCGGGTTTCTTCTGATAGGGTTTTTTGTGATGAGGTGCTGAGTTGTTAGCTTTTAGCCGGACAGAGGGGGTCAATCCCAGCCTCTACAACTCCCCACTAATTGCTAAGCTATCGCTAATCGCTTTCTCGCAATCTACTAAAATGACAGGCCAGAGCTACACAAGTGGGTTTCTCCGGCTGCTTTCTACTGGTGCTGCTGGTACACCACTGCCCCCATACTTGCTTCCGCTCGATCGGGAGGTCGTGATTGGGCGCGAACCCAGTTGTCAAATTGTGTTGGATTCTAACCAACATGGTGTTGTATCCAGGCGTCATGCGGCAATCCGTCCCCTGACTCAGTCGGGAGTAGCACCCAATTGGCAAATTTGCGATCTTGATAGTGCCAATGGTACCTACGTGAACGGGAGACGCTTACAGGGATGTCAAATGTTGCACGCAGGCGATCGCATTGAGTTGGGGCAAAACGGCACAGAATTTATTTTTGAGTTCCAAGTCCCCTCGATTAAAACTCAATTGTCGTCTCAGCCGTTTGCACCTGTGCAGCCATCCCAGCCAGAAGGAGTAACATTTACCCAGTTATTTCCGATCTTTTCTACCGGACGAGATTTAACGAAAAAAGCTTATCTAGTACCGGGGATGGTCACAGTCGGATTTGTGGTACTGATGTTTGCCGCTGTCGGCGAGTCGGTAGTATTCAATCTGTTGCTGGCAGCTTATCTCGCTTGGGCAGCTTATTACTTTGTCTACCAACTTTGCGGCAAGCATAAGCCTTGGTGGGTACTCCTGGGTTCAGCCGTCACAACCGCGTTGATTTTGGTGAGTCCAGTCTTACTAGCTTTTATCTATGTTTTTCGTGGTATTTTGCCCGGAGACGTAGAAGCGGTACTCCGCGGTTCGGAACAGGTTAGTTTGATCGACTTTCCCAGTTTGCTAATCCGAATGTTTTTCGGGGCAGGATTAATGGAGGAGTTGCTCAAGGCGTTGCCGGTGCTGGGATTGTATTTTATTGGGCGGGGATTTCGCTCTCCCTTGCGCGATCGCATTGGCGTCTGGGAACCCTTAGATGGAATCCTGCTGGGAACCGCCTCAGCAGTTGGCTTCACGCTTTTAGAAACCCTGGGTCAATACATACCCCAGATTATCCAAAATGTGACGCTGCAAGCTGGAGAAGGCGCTGGGGAATTGGTGGGATTGCAACTCTTGATTCCCCGAATTTTAGGATCGGTGGCAGGGCACATGGCTTACAGCGGCTATCTAGGTTATTTCATTGGGCTGAGTGCCCTGAAGCCCAAGAAGCGCTGGACAATTTTGCTGATTGGTTATTTGACAGCATCAGGACTCCATGCGTTGTGGAACGCTACAGGCGCTGTCAGCGGCTTGTTGTTGGCGGTGGTGGGAATCATTTCCTATGCCTTTTTGACCGCCGCAATTCTCAAAGCGCGGGCTTTATCTCCAACGCGAAATTCAAATTTTGCCACCCGTTTTACTGCCCCGCCATAGTTAGTAGTGCAATTAAAAATTAAGAATGTAAAATGGCAACTCTTACATTTTGCATTTTTAGTTTTTAATTTCCTTGCACCATTCTAAAATTCGATTCCACGCCCACCAAGGATCGGGATCTCCTGCTTGACGCTGACATTCTCGACTGCTGATGTAGCCAACATGACCACCATATTGTGTCAGCACTAAACTAATGTCAGGATTGCGATCACTAGCCGCTTGCAACTCAGGCACAATTGAAGGGTCAAACATCGGATCGTCAGCGGCGTACAGAATCAGAGTCGGTTTTTTAAAGTGAGGCAACAGGTGTAAGGCACTGCTGGCGTCATAATACGCTTCGACGGATGGAAAGCCCAATCGCCCGATTACCAGCTCATTGTCAAAGCCCCAAATGCTGTTAGCCTGCTCAATCGCTGCGGGATCGATTGCTTCAGGATGAGCATGATAAACGCGCCATGCCAGTCTTTTTAATTCTCGCGCGATCGCTTGTTCTAAATACTTACCTAACGGATGTTTCACCAAATAAGATAGGGAACGGTTGGAATCCAGGCTGGGACAAATCACCGCAGCCCCCCCAATTTCCCTTTCTTGCAACCCTAGTTCCTGGCTTCTCCCAGTTAACAACTGCTGTGACGCTTTCACCGCCCATAGGGCTAGTTGCCCTCCTAACGAGTACCCCGTGAACCAAAACGGTGCAGGACAACCCATCGCCTTAGCTTGGGCAGCAATGTAGACAAAATCTTCTCCCTCGTACAAGCCATCAGAAGTCAAGGTAGGAGACAACTGAGCGGTTTTTCCGTGGGCACGCCAATCAAATAGCACCACTGCATAACCTTGTGCAAATGCTTTGCGACCCAACAGTCTCAGAAACCATTGATTCTCCAAATCGCCAGTAATGCCATAAGTACCCACAATCGTACTGTGAGGGCGATCGGGGATGGCAACCCAACCATAAATTGGCACTTCTCCAGCACCTGTAAAAGTTGTCTCCTGATAACTTGGCTCCGGATCTACAGATGTCTTCTCCCATTCACGCCCCGCCCGCAAAGCGGTATATAAGGTCATTGCCAGACCATTTCTCAACAACCTAGGCGGCGTATAGGACAAATTCGGCATCAACAAGCGCATCTGTGGAGTTCTGAGAATTATCTGAGCATTAACTTAATACAGCTTAACAAAGTAACGCCGCGTGCCTAAATCCTATTGAAATATTGAAAAACAATCATGGTAAAGGTATCGAGATATACGTCTCTACCCTTCTATCTCGTAACCCTAAAAAACGAGAAATTGCTAAATTATAGAATTCACTAAAACAAGTTTTGCAGAAACGAACTCAACGCTTGCCAGAAGGTGCCAGCCGCCACTGCAAACAATAAAGTAATTGCAGCAGTTAGTCCATAGCTGAAACACATCAATAACCCATCAGCTTCTAACATAGCGATGACGAGTAGCAAAATCCCAATGGTTGGAATCGGATTCGTAAAAGGGATGGGTAACATCAGCAACACAGACAGCCATGCAATACAAAGCCCGTTTAATTGCCAAATTTGAGGATTTTCTGCGAGCCAGCGTAACCGAGGACGAGTTACTTTCTCCAGAAACCCCGTGACTTTTTGCAGGTTTTTTAAAAGTTGCTGGGCAAACCAGCGGGGAAATTGGAACTTACGAATTCTTTTAGGTAGCCAAGGAAAACGCTGCCCTAAAGCCATTTGCAACGCTAATATCAAGCTGCCGCTACCCAAAATCACTGTAAATCCGGGTGGCATCGGAAACAGAAACGGCAAAACCAGTAACGCGATAACTAAACTGAAGCCCCGTTCAGAAGTTTCTGCCAGAACATCCGCTAGAGTTAACGGTTGATTCGCTAACTTTTCTAGAAGAGATTTGATATTTTGAGAGAATCTGAGGTGCATGGGGTGTTGAATTCTCGGCTTCTAGATTAACTTGTTTTCAATAAATAAACATCTTTATTTAATTTTAATGTAGAGTCGGTTTGATTTTTAAAACGACATTTAAAGATTGGCTAGAGAAAAAAATGTAGTGGTGTAAAGCAAAGCAACCCCTGCTTCTACAGACAGAACCATTAAATAAATGCCATTCAATATGGATTTTATCGAGGAGGCTCTCATTGCTGGCTGTAGCACAAGATGTTTACACAATTGCGATCCCTACTTTATTTTAGCTAGCCATTCTGTCCGATGAGAATACCTTAGGAGATACTAAATCTTGCAGTTGGTTACTCACTTAGGAACAACAACTAGCGATGCACCCGCCGCAAAGAGTGCTGTTAACCTCCCGAAGACGGAGGTGTTTTAGAAGGGGTGAGCAAATTGGGCAAAAGCCTGACTTCGCCAAGCGTCCATTACTCTAACCAAAAAAGCCACAGATTGAGAATACCTCCGAGGCTAGCTGGGTATCCTTTCCAGGGATTCCGTAATGGGGAAATTATTGTACCTGCCCAAGACGCTCCTGAACCAGTGGAAGCGATCGCCTATCGGGGTCAGAAAAATATAATGATGTTTTGTAACAAAAATTCTACTTCTTGCATAAAAACCGGAATTAGACCGATATCTATACAGAGGGGACGGGTCTACCGACAAGCAGACCCTTGTTAACACCCCTCAAATCCTCTCCCACGTCGTCCATAGGAGCCTCTAGAATGACTGATTAAATGAACTGTTGGCTAAATTAAGTCGAACTCGATCGGCACTACAAGGCAGCCAGGACATAGAAGTACACTTTCTAATTCCTTGTCTGAGGCTCTATCGGGTTATTACTGAAGCACCAATCAAAACGAAAATTACGCCTGATACTACTCAGAGAATAAAGCCGGTAAAGTGTCTACTCAGGGGACTGATTTTGTGCTGAAGGATCAAGGTCGTTGAGTTGTCTAAGTGCATACCGGGCAACTGCTAAACTCAACCGTGCCCGTTCGCTCTCCGATAACTCATCCCAATCACCTGGGCGGGCAATGTCAGCCTCTGAGCCTCGCATGGCGGAAGCCAAAGGACGTGCCCACACTTGCAACACATCTTCTCCCCACTCCGGCAGCAGCTCTTGAACGCACTGTACCATCTGATCCGCAATGGACAAAGGGCTTGATACAACCTGTTGGGCTTTGTGAGCGATCGCATCCAGCCAAGCTTGGGGAACGCGGGCGGCGAACCGTTCGCTCAAACTAGATGTAATTGTAATCTCTACAGCTTTCGGCACAACTGCCACATTCGCATTCGCCCAACATTGGTCAAACTTTGCGTAGAGCGCTTGCGACCCTCTGCTGATTTCTTCATCTAACCATCCCTCAAGCTCAAACCCTTGTTCCAGCTCTGTCCAATAAGCTTCCGCATTTGGATCGGCAGGATTCCAGGGATAGGGAGCTTCATCAGGCTGAAGGAGTGTTTCTAGTAGCTCTGCTTGCACTTGAGAAAGAGAATTTTCATAACATTCTGAATTGATTGATTTCCTTACCATCACGATGCTCCTGTGTCTTTATATACCGTTCTTTGCAGGGGTAGATACAGCGGCACTTTAGCGAGTTCCGTAAATATTATTTAGCAGTCCATATTCTTTAGAGCGATCGCTTTAAGTGTGCCCTAGACATCGCTCTATCTTGATTAATGAACTCCCAAGTCTCACTCTGCATACTCCCAAACTTTATCTGATCTCCCGATTGCAAAGGTACTTCCCGATGATAGACTTCCTGCCAACCATTATTAGGTCTTAAAATGTACGTGCCGTACCGAGATATATCTTTTAGCAAATAAGTAAGTTGACCGTCCGGGAGAGCATCACAAAGAATTTCAGCGTGTTCTCGAGAAACTTCCTGTTTTCTGATCACCAAGTCATTGCCATCCGGATTACGACCCACTCGCAAAATCGTGCCCCTAATTAGGGAAACTTCGCCAGTTCCTATCGAACGGAGATAGGCAGAAGATAAAGGCAGTGCAGTCACTGTCTCCGGTTCAATCAGCTTCCCCTCAAAATCCGGGTGCATATAGAGAATCGGCAAAGTCCAGGCTGGTTGGTTGAACTTGTAAAGCGTCAACAACTTTTGCCTTGCCACCGCCACCGCCTCATCAATGGGCATTCGTGCTGTTAGAGCTTGTGCAAAAGCCTGAATAAACGACAGAGCCTCCTCATCGGCAATCGAGTCGCGCATTCCCAAAACTGCTGGAACACCGTGATGGATTAATACCTCTGCCAAACTGCTGCGGGGCAAACTTTGTTGGTTGTGCCGTTCTGGTTGAGCGCCCCAACAGGCATTAAACACTGCCAGCGTCACCTGGCGGCGAACCAAAACCTGGGCTAACTCTGTACCATTGATCCTGGCATCAGGTCGCAAAAACAGTAATCCACCATCCGCTGCCGGGACGCCATGACCGGCATAAAACAAGATGTTGTAATTTTCAGTTTCCAGGCGTGAAATCAATTCTGCTTTTGTAGGTTGTAAAAGCGTATCTACATTGCACAGAACTGTCGCACCCGTGTTTTCGCCCTCTGCGTATAAGCTTGGTCGTCCGCAGCGTTCCAAAATATTAGCCAGCGCCTCTGCTTCTTGTTCCAGCTGTAAGTTGGGAGCAATTTCGCTTTTAGTATCATGTCCAAGTACCAACAGAATGTTTAAATCTGGTTTTAAGCGCTGGCGTGGCAGCGGATCAACTGCATAGCTAGTCCGACTAAACAAAAGTTGTTGTGATAGGGAAATCGCCTGTTTCCCTGGTTCGGGCTGCATAATTTCCCAAGGCACAGGAATTAATTCTGGGTCTAAAATTTCTAACCGCAGTCGCAGACGCTTTTCCCGCCCAATTGCAATTCCCTGGCTTTGAGCGAAACTATTTTGAATTTCCCCATTAAATAACCACTTCCAGAGGCTGATTCCTAAGTCTTGCATCAGACGAGCCGTATACGGAAGTGTCTGACCGTTGGCATTCAGAGGATCGGGTGAAGCTGTCGAGGGGAGCGGGATTGCCTGATGCACCAACGGGACATCAGGTAGTCCCCGTGGGGAAAACACTTCCTGCCATGCTAGCCACTTTTGGGTCAACATTTCAGGCCAAGTACAGTCATGCAGGACGTGACCACCCGGACAGGGTGCCGTCCTCACCAAAATGGCAAAATGTTCTGCCCCAAGGGTAGTTTTAGAGAGCCGATCGATGGCTAAACTGAGGCAGGGATTCTCAGACTGGTACATTCTAAAGACATTAACCTTAAACCAAGCACTATACGAGGTTTTTTATCAGTCTACCCGAACAGCAGGAGAATACTCACCGAATATTCTTCACTCACTCTTGTCGCTTCAAATCAGGTTATTGAAGAGATGTTTTAGGTTGAGCGATTCACTATCAATCGTTTTTGGGTAGTGAATCGTGAGTAATAGGTCACAATCCCCTAAGAGTCGTTGCCAGCAGCAAAAAACAACTGAGCTAGAGACGCGATAAATTGCACCTTTATCAATTGGCTAATCCCTCCCAACTAGGGACTATCCGAGAACACCGAACCCTGACAAAAACCTAAGCCCTAATAATTAAAGGCTAGCAACTAATTGTTATTTAGAGGGCGACGGTGTGACGGTAGGTGTTGGAGAAGCAGCTCCAATCGCACATTCGCCCAAATTAGCCGATGTTGGCGTAAAATTTGTGTTCGTTACAGGTAAAATGTCAGATTCCCGAATCCAACCAATTTCTCCTTGTTTGACTGCACGGTAGGTCACTTCGGGGCTTGCTTTTGGTGTTGGGGTGCTGGAATCAACTGTTCCAGGGGGAAACTGCGGATTAGACGTACCGAGCGTTGAGCAAACTTTCACCTGTAGCCAGCTATCAAGGTCTTGATTTCGTTGAATAGAGCTAACTTGCAAAATACTCCCCTCTGCAACTAACCCAACCACAGATTGGTTTTGGGGTGCCAAGATACCGCGTCTTAGCAAAACAGGAACGTTGTTGCCTTGAGCGTTCTTGGTTGTGGAACGGGTAATTTGGAGCAGCAAGCCAGCCTCTAAAGAGGGCACAGAGATGGAAGGAGTTACAACAGGTTCTGGTTCTGCCGATGAAGAGGAGCTGGCTGCCGGTAGTTCAGGGCTGGGCCTAGAGCGGGGTGTCAACCCAATTAGAGGATCGATCCAGTTTTGAACTTCTGGAAGAAACCAATAAGCGATCGCTCCGCTAACACCTGTCAACAGAAGCAGCGTTAGGAGAAGCGGCAAAGGACTCCTCGCAGGACGCTCTTGGGAGATGATCTTGGTTTTGATTCTAGACGCAGAGGGAGATTGGGAGCGCACCGGAGCCGTTGGAGCGGGAACTGGCGCTATGGGTGGGATGGCTCCCATCTGTAGCCCTGTAACCTGTTGCCCAGTTTGTGGGGATGCCATTTGGCAGTAAACCAGGGCTAGCGTAATGTTGTCGTGTCCGTTTTTGGTATTCCCAATCTCCATCAGCCGCGTTCCGACTGTTGTCAAATCAGTCTGACCTTCTAGAATCGGCAGAATCTCGGTTTCCCAGTATTGTTCTACGCGATCATTGTCACTCAGACCATCCGAACAGAGAAGAAAAACACCGTCTTCATCTAGGACAAACCGCTGTACGGAGGGATGCAGGGTTGCTGATGAACTCATGCCCAACGCCTGAACGAGGGAG
Coding sequences within:
- the def gene encoding peptide deformylase codes for the protein MTTEVAVEKKKLEKPPLEIHYMGDRVLRQPAKRIAKVDQEIRQLIREMLQTMYSADGIGLAAPQVAVQKQLIVIDTEPDNAANQPLVLINPTIKKFGRDLCMFQEGCLSIPGVYIDVKRPEMVEVAFKDEQGRPRTMKATGLLSRAIQHEMDHLNGVLFVDRVENAIALNEELKKHGFSAQAVKPVA
- a CDS encoding PrsW family glutamic-type intramembrane protease, with translation MTGQSYTSGFLRLLSTGAAGTPLPPYLLPLDREVVIGREPSCQIVLDSNQHGVVSRRHAAIRPLTQSGVAPNWQICDLDSANGTYVNGRRLQGCQMLHAGDRIELGQNGTEFIFEFQVPSIKTQLSSQPFAPVQPSQPEGVTFTQLFPIFSTGRDLTKKAYLVPGMVTVGFVVLMFAAVGESVVFNLLLAAYLAWAAYYFVYQLCGKHKPWWVLLGSAVTTALILVSPVLLAFIYVFRGILPGDVEAVLRGSEQVSLIDFPSLLIRMFFGAGLMEELLKALPVLGLYFIGRGFRSPLRDRIGVWEPLDGILLGTASAVGFTLLETLGQYIPQIIQNVTLQAGEGAGELVGLQLLIPRILGSVAGHMAYSGYLGYFIGLSALKPKKRWTILLIGYLTASGLHALWNATGAVSGLLLAVVGIISYAFLTAAILKARALSPTRNSNFATRFTAPP
- a CDS encoding alpha/beta fold hydrolase — translated: MPNLSYTPPRLLRNGLAMTLYTALRAGREWEKTSVDPEPSYQETTFTGAGEVPIYGWVAIPDRPHSTIVGTYGITGDLENQWFLRLLGRKAFAQGYAVVLFDWRAHGKTAQLSPTLTSDGLYEGEDFVYIAAQAKAMGCPAPFWFTGYSLGGQLALWAVKASQQLLTGRSQELGLQEREIGGAAVICPSLDSNRSLSYLVKHPLGKYLEQAIARELKRLAWRVYHAHPEAIDPAAIEQANSIWGFDNELVIGRLGFPSVEAYYDASSALHLLPHFKKPTLILYAADDPMFDPSIVPELQAASDRNPDISLVLTQYGGHVGYISSRECQRQAGDPDPWWAWNRILEWCKEIKN
- a CDS encoding exopolysaccharide biosynthesis protein, with the translated sequence MHLRFSQNIKSLLEKLANQPLTLADVLAETSERGFSLVIALLVLPFLFPMPPGFTVILGSGSLILALQMALGQRFPWLPKRIRKFQFPRWFAQQLLKNLQKVTGFLEKVTRPRLRWLAENPQIWQLNGLCIAWLSVLLMLPIPFTNPIPTIGILLLVIAMLEADGLLMCFSYGLTAAITLLFAVAAGTFWQALSSFLQNLF
- a CDS encoding CHAT domain-containing protein; the encoded protein is MYQSENPCLSLAIDRLSKTTLGAEHFAILVRTAPCPGGHVLHDCTWPEMLTQKWLAWQEVFSPRGLPDVPLVHQAIPLPSTASPDPLNANGQTLPYTARLMQDLGISLWKWLFNGEIQNSFAQSQGIAIGREKRLRLRLEILDPELIPVPWEIMQPEPGKQAISLSQQLLFSRTSYAVDPLPRQRLKPDLNILLVLGHDTKSEIAPNLQLEQEAEALANILERCGRPSLYAEGENTGATVLCNVDTLLQPTKAELISRLETENYNILFYAGHGVPAADGGLLFLRPDARINGTELAQVLVRRQVTLAVFNACWGAQPERHNQQSLPRSSLAEVLIHHGVPAVLGMRDSIADEEALSFIQAFAQALTARMPIDEAVAVARQKLLTLYKFNQPAWTLPILYMHPDFEGKLIEPETVTALPLSSAYLRSIGTGEVSLIRGTILRVGRNPDGNDLVIRKQEVSREHAEILCDALPDGQLTYLLKDISRYGTYILRPNNGWQEVYHREVPLQSGDQIKFGSMQSETWEFINQDRAMSRAHLKRSL